CCTTTCCTTTTATCCTTCAAGCTATCCTCTACACCACAATCACAGCTTCCATTAGTAACTCATTGAAATTATGGTTGATTAACATGCAAGAAGAACAAAATATTTACCTCGGATGACGGGAACTTGAAGGAGATTTCGTAGAACACATCGGTTCTTGATGTAGTTTCGTACCCTTGGACCTTCAAAGGGTTCATTCTCTATGAACCTTTGAATCAGAACTTGGAACTGTTGAAATTCACCGGCAACTTCATTGTATCGACGCATGCAGTAAGGATCCGATTCCCATATTCCAATGGCTTTCTCGTATTGCCAATGAAGTATTTCCCAAGAAAGGCACAGTTGCCCTACGTACACCATTTCCAGATCACTGTGGAGTTCGTTGATGAACTTCGACATGGGGTCAGAATCCGATGTTTTCCGCCTTCTTGGCCAAAGGTTTTGAGGGAGGAGAGATGTAATTGGTGGAGCTGAAGATGATTTGTGGGTTgaaattgattgaaatggatCCTTTGAATGAAGAACCCCTATGAAATTGTCAAGCAACATGACTTTTGTtcaaagtgatttttcatgaaaaacagCTTTCCAAGTTGTCTTTTGTTCACATTACTTTTAAAGCGCTTTGAAGAAGATTTTGTGGAGCATAGTGTTAGGTAAAGCTTTCTCATAGATGGTTGGTGTCTTGAATGAGATGTTGGAACTAGGCTAATATCCTAAGACATGAGCTGTTGGCACGACATTAATATGCAAACATGCAAGACATATGattaacaaatcaaaatttatgtttaaatataaaaacacTTCACATGAAAAAGGATAAACGGGAAGATAATTCATGATTAAGCATTGAATTTTGTAATGATAGGcaggaaatgaaatgaaaagataaaGACTGACCTATTGCATACATCTTCTGGTAATTCAAGATGTCGAATTTCCTCATCCTTTCTCTATAACTCTTGTAGAATTTGTGAAGTTCACTCATTGTATCTGCATATTGGAACTTCTCATCAATTTTCCATGGCTTCAAATCATCCATTATCTTTGGGGATTCTGATTCTTCTAAGATGGTTGGCAGGCCTGTTGCTTTAACCTTCTTCAGCTCCATTTTCAGCTGTTCTAGCAGTTCTTGATGTTCCCATAAAGTTTCCAAATCAGTTGAATCCTCAGAATCTGAAGCTAATGGATTCTCTAAATTGGACTTTTCTGAATTATCTAAAACATGTATATCCTTATTCTTGCTCTGAAGCTCTTCCATTGTGTCTTCATCTTCAATGATCCTTGAAGAATCAGCCTCAAAATCTTCACAATCACTCAGGTTTTCAGGGCTTGAAGTAATGGAACCCATATCAGTCTCTGGAACAGTAGTGTCCTTCTCTGAAAGAAACTCAAGATTCCCTGGAATATTTTCGCAAACAATTGGTTTACTTTGTTGGGTATCAACTTCATTCTCTGATGAATCGTCTTTCAAATTTTGTTCCATGAAATCTTGTTCTGACAAGAACCCATTGCTGGAATCAGCATATATTTCTTTCACACAAAAGCTTAAATCCTCAGGCTTCTCCATTATACAACTAAGATCATCCCCTGACTTGAACTCATACTTGTTCGTGCTTGTATAAGGAATTGAGTCTAGGCCAAGGTTATATTTCTCTTTTGCTTCAAATTTCTTGCTGAATTCTTCGAAAGTCTGAGTTTGAAACTGAAACTTGAAAAAGAATTTTGGAGattcatcttcttcaatgattTCAGTGTCTTTAACCTTCGGTTCAGTTGCCACAGGTTTGGTTTCCTTCGTTTTCTCTTCTGTGACATCCTCTGGCTCTGTTTCAATTGGAATCGAATTATTGAGCTTAGAAATCTCATCACTTTGAATCCTGACaccatgaaaaatatatataaaaaaatagaaggaattaCTTAAGAAAGAAACTattatttccattaaaaaaactaaagtgaaataaaaattgatttaccaTGACAAAGCTTTGCTGAAGATAGCAAACAGAGAGGAAAACAGGGCAGAGATGGAGATCAATAAAAACCCACCAAAAGGAACCAGGttttgaaacaaaaacaagttaAAAGAACTCATATTCTTGAAATTAAAATGGGTTTTGATCATAAAATCATTCAGGGTACCCATCAATATAAACCAtcaatctctttcttttttttaagttgaagcaaaaaaaaaaaacagagtatCAGAAGTCCCTTGGAACTCTAATTATAACTTTGAAAACTTGGATTCGAAAATAGACACTTCACCTATTAATAAAACATAAACCCCATGAACATGATGAAATTGAAGAAGGATCAAAAGTGATTGAAATCTGACCTAATTAAGTGagaattagaaaaaataaaaaataaagggaaGAAAAGAACATGTCAGCTACTACAAGGTGTTATTTTGATCTAATCTTTGGATTGCTTAAAGCCCTGGGAATTCTTAAGACCGTTATATGAGAGATTTTTGAGAGAAGATTTTGATTTTAGTTGAAAGGTCGGTTTTGTTGCCTCTGTATTTTAGTGTGCAAAATGTGTTTGTATGAAGAGCAAAAAATaattgggttaaattgaatgtttacgcctttcattatttatttattctttttatttttatttttatttttgggttgaatgtgaaaattttggTTGGAAAGCTGAAATTAGTTAGGAGAAATATTTTGACCAAGTAATAGGAATATTTTAAGGCGAAATATTTGCTAGAATGATAAactattatatgaaaatatgatttcATGTTATCAATCAGagaaaaaatttgatttgtcatGCTTCTATTGAAAAAGTATGAGGATGATGTAGtatcacaatttcatacaatcccttctcaagttaagtgttaaaattatgaattataataataatttattaaagaatatatgcaataataaatttaaattttagcacATCTTTTCTTACTATTACAATATGAAGAGAAGATGACAATATTAGTTTTTGGGTGCCAAATGGAGTAATTTAAGTATTGCTCTAAAGGGGTATTGGCAAAATATAGTAGGCTTTATTCATTTAACCattattataaaaatgatatttcattggGTTTAGAATTCCAATCTAACATTTTTTTCcttattctcaatttttttatattaaatacttTTGGAATTTGTCAGGTGTAATGTAATGAtaaataatttgtttttgttgacataaaatttcaaagtccttttaatttatcttttgaaatatttaataagaGAATTACTTATATGGgtgtaaaagtaaaattaaggtggatttatatctttttataattttttatacaattaacattttaataatcttattgttatattttatagTCCATTCATAtagattatgcatgttaaatttgacataaatttaaaatttctaactatataatttacctaaaaaaaaactttcaatcgTTCAATTACAATATTTTGAATCGACATGATAGAGATATTAGATTGGTTCAAAAATTTATATGCATAACAAGTACAATTATATAGATAAATCCAATTGCtgaatcgttaaaatattaatcatacaaaaatatacaaaatgatgataactaTTTGCTACattagttatgaaaataattaatttcacaaatagattaaattttatcGTGTAcctttaaattgtatttaaaaaaaaaaggatgcACGTGACTTGTATCCTAAACAATTaccctatatatattatataaagttTGGAATTCAAATGTAGCATTAACAACACTCCTTTTATTGTGAAGATGAAATTTTCATTGAATGGAAAATTGCAAGAAAAGCAGCTAAAGTGAGAACATAGAAAGTAGACATTTGATTAGATATGTGGGCATGCTACTTATGGAATTAGATGAaccaaaacaaaggaaaatatgaAAGAGGGAAAAGCTTTGTTGAAATTAGAGGCATTTTTAGATGGAATTAAAGTGCCACTTTCCAAGTATTTAACAATTTCTTCCTAACCAAGTTTCTCTTACCATCAACCCTAAACCTAAATCAGAATTCAGCCCAATTTGTGTAATTAACAAATTCATTTCTTCATTAAAAATcttaatatgaaatataaatagaaacaaaaataaattgaaagcTCGAGTTTTGCTTCGGTTTTGAACTAACTTTGATAACAAGTCTTCTCCTCCAACTAATAAGTTAATTATAATGATCGATGATGCCTTAAGCCACCAACCCTTTCATGTGTAAATTAATTGCTAGAACGCCCAACAACTAATCTTTACCGAACAAGTAACCACAAAACACACATCCATGATTTAGctctacggtagtcttgcgaacTAGAAGGACCCAACTTAAACTAATGACCTCAACCGCACAGATCATTTAAATCCGATTGTTATTTCACTTGATGGATCCAACCAACCACTTAATTAGACATACCAATATATTCTTCGGTAGACCGAATACGATAGAAGATCGTATTATTCCTTCCAATTATACGCCTAACAACATCGAATCAACAAGCTCTTTTTGACTTGGtgtcaatatataaaaatattaaaaatctaaaaaccAAAAAATCGCGTCAAGTTCAGCACTTTTTTCCCCTCTAACTTATAAATAGCGTTCATGTTAGCGCACTcgactaaaaaattattttattaacaaaatcagGTTTCGTTGTTAACAcaattagaattattttattaatttttttggtgtgatattttgaaataataaaaatactgaTCATTTGGTAGCCATGCAAAAAAAGAAATGACAATGTAAAGGACTCGAATATAACAAAAAGAATTTTAGCATTATTAacaattgaacttgtatttttaaatccaaaaaaataaaagaattaaattacttagaataaaagtaaaattaaattctaaatatttaaaaaatatagagattGAAACATAATTTAACTAAACTTATAAATTTCTAgatgtattatattattttaatacttaatttataaaattattttaactaaacATATTTTTCGTTTCTATTAACTCTTAAAATTACATTATTTGTTAAATCACCTTAAAATATATAGATTTGTTAACTTTGCAGATATTAGATACACGTAAATTGTCATGTATATGcacatcaacaattaattaaattttttaaaattaaaatattctaaattttttaaaaatttaaaaattaattaattcttgACATGTCTTCCATATGGCAATTCGTATATATGtcatgtaatcaaaattaacaaatattgattttatcatctatttttatgttatttaagaaTTAAcgtaaatttaaaagttaaaaaaaattaacgtaAATAAATTGTTACGAGTAAATAAAAGGAGTTTGCAGCATCTTAAAAGAGTGTGGGTGAATGTGGAAAGGTTCAACACGCTTTCTTAAGACGAAAAATAAAcgttatataaaagaaaatagaaataagaAGTATGAGAATCTTTATATATCCAGAACCATACCCCAACCGAAGTCAACGCACGTACGAGGAAAATTAAATTGGAAGTTTCTTTTGACACCTTCAACAAATCACTCTCAAATTCATGGTTTACGTGTGTACAAacctcttcattttttttttaaataattaagttttttttttcattcgattaagcagttaaacttttaaaacatatcaaaaaaaaatcttcaaacttaaaaaaaaaacaaataagccATGGTTTTTTTATACTTAGTGAGTTTTTTTTGcacttaattttcaaaatgcatAGAAAAGGTTCTTTAACCGTAaactttttgaaaaagtttgagagttttttttatacattttgacgATTCAAGTACCTAATAGAGTacaaaaaaaagacttaattgtttttttttaaaaaaaattaatgccctttttaatgtattttaaaagttgaaatatcTAATTGAGTgccaaaaaataaaaacttaattatttttttagaaaaatttgagAACTTTTTATACCATTTAGTCTAAACTCATTTATAACTTgacaaatatttttgaatttaatagTATAGATATTATTATAAATCGTAGTataattataaatacatattaaaataattataaaatagaaccaaatcaatataaaatttaaatgaagtTAAAATCAAAACAAGTTGTATTAAAACTAATCTATTGAACTGAAATCTATACTCAATGACAACAACATATAGTGGGATTAGAAATTGATATGCCCAATTACGCTTGATAGGAATAGTAATAATACCAATATTTCATTGTCATTCgaatagttaaaaatattttaaatttaaattaatttaattaattaataaattaattaattaaaaattattctaaaatatttaaaatttaataataaaaaattaataaaaatttttaaacattaatatttaaaaagattACTTCTAAACCAGCACAAatcaaactttaataaaataataatctgTTGGCGATTTTGCTGGTGGACAGGTCAGAGATAAGACCACAATTTTGACCTTTTGCTAAATTGAAATCAAGcctataatatatatttagattATGACAGGCtgagtgaaaattttaaaaaataataatttattaatggtaaaattaaattttcatatttatagtgttgttaatttaaatttattaatttataaaaataaataaaacactcTCGTAATAATAAAACTTTGTAAAATATAAACTTTTGATAACTTCCAAtggacaccaactcaatcaaaatttcattatGGTTTGTGTGCTTATAAGGGAGAGATCCATTTAAGAGAAGAATTTAATTTCAcggttaaataattaaaatattaatcatacgaaaaaatattaaaaaatgtaaaattattttaattttactgaaTGTTTCCCATATACAAAACTTTGATCAAAATTCAAAACTTTGTACGTAATTATTTGGGACATTGATTTTTCATTCATGGAGGAAGACCTAAAAGAGAAGGAAAGGTCTTTTGGCATTGTTTTAAGAAATTGGATTTCTTCAATTGTTGGACTAACATTTTGAAGGACtcgtttgattttaaaatttctaaattttactTTTGCATGCAACTTACGATTAAAAAAAATGTAGAAAAACTGTAAAGTTTACCCATAAAGATTTATTCAAAGGTTTTGCAAAAAAAGTGTGCAAATAAcacctattattatgaaataaattattattttaatatatatccaAAAATCATaagattgtttattttttaagtaccaactttaatataataatattatctaATGTTTATATAATCTTAAACAATAatcttgaaataataaaatagggTAAATTACAACCTAAGTCACTTAGCTATAagtaaatttacgttttggtcactcaactttaaaaacttacaaaatgatATTTAAGTAATTGGGTTGTTAAATTTGATGTTGAATGACATTCTTTGTTCTCCATACCTACACCAATTAAAAGCTCTCATTCCTTCTCTTTTCTACACCCAtttcaatcatattttatctcattgtcactattGAATCTTCCACGATTAAAAGATTATTACTAAAAAATAGTACAAACAACCATTCATTTCTGACAAATGACATGTGATCATGTTCCTTTTTCATAATCCATAAAATGCCATTGAGAGGATATCGTTTACTCTTTAACCAAGCTATGGATTCCATTATTCTAAATGAAGTCATGTCAATATATTAGCTTCCGACTTCGATACCATAAGAAATAtacatgatattaaaataaaaaaattaaattaaattgtaagtaaaacaaaatttaaatacataagaTTAACAATACTAAATGTACTACAATTATTTATTACGGTGTTGTCATCAATCGTGAGTTAGTAtcgagttgacttgtgacactaaattaattaaaaacattattaatatatagaaCCGTTGAAGgtaataaattatgtatattaaaataaaaacatataaaaataaaaatgaagttttgattgaatgataaatttaaggttttattaatttaattggtaAGGATTCAAATCCCAccatatgttttattaatttctattaaaataaaatattaaaatatcatcctataatataacttatttaattataaaaaatatttcactAATTTTCTTAACCAAGAATCCAAGTCTCTTAGATATGTAAGAGGCATATATCAACAAATAGACTATATACAAATGGATTGTTGGAAAAAGTGAGTCACCCTCGGTAGCCCAATAATTATTCGATGAGCCCAATAACAGTGGgtcaaatttttaacattttatttttccaGCCATGATCCTCGTCTATtgctagaaataaaaaaaaataaaaaagcaaatctttcattttctaaatTATAAAGGGTGGTTATCTCTTTTATTCGCATTTTAAggaccaaaatttaaatattgttGTCATTATTTTGGGAAAACATACTTTTGATACTTATGTTTCGTTTCggtgtttattttgatatatattttttcaaatctttttttagtaaaaatagaGAGTCAATTACAAACAGATAGAGACACCATTAGAATTAGATAGTAAGGGATGATTATCTGATCAGATTCGATCAACAACTTTAATAGGGGCTAGATGAAAAACACAAGGCTCAAGCAAAAGCTCTTTCATTAGACCTGCCAGAATGTGGGGACCATGAATTCCTTTAATAACCTAAGCGCAATCAGTCTCAACGATAGCCTCTTTCCACTTGAAATCTCATGCTAGATGAAAGCTATCATAAATAGCCTAAAGTTTAGCTTGTTCAACACTACATCTTCTAATATTTCTCCCAATCCCTTAGAGCTACCTACCATGCTCATATTTCGCTACTGCTGTTGAAGATGCAAAACCCGAAGACGGATTGTGGGCACCATCAACATTAATTTTATAAGAACCAGTAGATGGTGGACTCAACCTACAATTCTCACGTCGTTTTCTCATAGGTCCACTAGGCTTGCCAAGCCTCGACTTAATATAACTCGCCCAAAACCATAAAGCCTGTATAACtttagcaaaataaaaaaaaatcccctTAGAAAATCGTAAGATTCATTTGTTTCCAAAGCTTCCAGTAGATAATACCAAATAAAGATTGCCACATCACATACTAGTATTCTAAGCCAAAAACATTCCTCAAGTTCGCCGAAATCCAATcttgcaaagaaaaagaaaaaaattaagctAAGAGGCTGGAGGGAATAATCTGTTTCCAAACCTCGCGCGCTTGATAATAGTCTCTTAAAAATTGAGTACAAGATTCCTCAGCTCTCCCACAAATCGCACAAGAAGGATCCGTCGAAGCTCCTCGTTTACAACGTTCCACATTAGTCAATAAACGTTCCTTAAGTACCAAACAAGCTTTCCTTTTCATCCGGAAGGTTAAAATAATTCTTCAAAAGCATACTGCGGATTTGACTGTATAAACACTATTTGGAGACCATTTCAAGATAAGAGCATCTTAGCCAACCAAAGAATTTGGAGCCAGGATTTCGAAAATATAAGAAGGAGTATCACTATCCATGAAGTAATGTAAATAATCCCAATTCCAATTACTATCTGTAGAAACAACCTCACTCAAGGTGATAAAAGCATCAATAAGGGATGGGAACCCGAAAAAAATTAAGAAGAGGACCCACATCTGCTATCCAAATTATCAGTTCAAAATTTCAAAAGATTCCCGTCACTAACAGACCAAAGTAAACCTTGGTGTAGCAAAGGCCAAACCTTTGAAAGAGATTTCTAGACAAAAGTACATTTACTATGATAGATGTTGTTTGAAATTACCTCAATAATCTTGTATTTTACTCGGAGGACTCTAACCTATAAAGCTTCCTTATTAGTTAGGAGATTAAAACCCAACTTAAGCATAAAAGAATCATTTCGTTATTTAAGGCATCGTAAACCAAGGCCCTCGTTAGATAAGGGTTGGCAACAATCTCCCTAACTAACCAAAGACATCTTCTTTCTAGAATCTATCTTCCCCCAGATAAAACTTTTagcaattttctcaatttttgcaCAAATACCATAAGGGATCTTCATAGTTTACATAAAATAATTGGGTATCAATAACATAACAGCCTGAACTAAAGTGACCAGCCTAGCCATTGAAGGCATATTAGCATTTCAACTATCCAACTTCCGCGTAACTttatcaacaataaaattaaaggtATTCTTTGTGACTCGCTTGTGAAACAAAGGCAATCCTAGATAGGTTTCCAAATCATTTGAGTAGTGAAAACCAAGAATTCTACAAATGGCAATAGCATTGATAACATCAATAGTTTTTGAGAAAAACATCGTAGTTTTCAGTCCATTAACTCTATGTCCTGAAGCCGCTCCAAAAGAATTAAGAGCATCATTAATTCTATGCGCTTGATCAACATTATCTTTAGCAAACAAGAAGAGATCATTCGGAAAGAAAAGATGTGAAATGGGCAGCCCATCCTTCCCCAAAACAATTGGTTTCTAGTTCTTATCCtcaatatttttatgaattaacTAACCTAATCTCTCCATACAAAGAGCAAAGATGTCAAGAGACAATGGGCAACCTTGCCTAATACCCCTATTAGGAACAAACTCATTAGAAAGCCTTCCATTCCACACAATCTGCATGGAGACTGACGTGATACATTCCATGACGACATTAACCAAGGTCAAAGGAAAACCAACATCCAATAAAGTGTCCTCAATAAAGTCCCAACGGAGTCTATCATATGCTTTCTCTAAATCCACTTTGACGGTCATCCATGACTTCTTCCCTCTTTTGGTATGCATCGAGTGCACAATCTCTTGAGCAATTACAATGTTATTCATCACCCACCATCTTTCTTGGTGTTTATTTTAAACAAAGATGGCTTGCCAACTCCACTTGTTGCCTAATTTCTAATTCGGCCTAACATTGGTAGAGTTGATTTTATGTTTGCTCTTTCCACCTTGTTAGactcttatttttctttgtttatttaatCAACACATGGATGTGTTTTTCGGGGAAAAAAAAACTTTACTTCAattttaagtataattattttacaattaaaaattaaaaaaggaaatttttttattaattattgcaTATTTGGTaaatgctaattttttttataaaaaaaagataaatgctagtttctaataaatttttaagTTGTGATAAAATCACATTAAAAAATAACCAAGTACCCCACTGCTCATATCACTTTCTTCCCCTTTCCTGCAAGCAAATGAGCGACTCTACTCATCAGTTCTTGCCCATTACAAGTACACAAAggtcataaataaataaaaatttatttacaaattttcttaaaaaattcatttcatatacAAAGGTCATAAATagtttacataaaaaataaatattttgtaattcataattaaaatgaaatttccttaaaaaattcactacatatttattttaattttattaattttacatatATGTTTAA
The sequence above is drawn from the Gossypium hirsutum isolate 1008001.06 chromosome A05, Gossypium_hirsutum_v2.1, whole genome shotgun sequence genome and encodes:
- the LOC107943247 gene encoding uncharacterized protein translates to MGTLNDFMIKTHFNFKNMSSFNLFLFQNLVPFGGFLLISISALFSSLFAIFSKALSWIQSDEISKLNNSIPIETEPEDVTEEKTKETKPVATEPKVKDTEIIEEDESPKFFFKFQFQTQTFEEFSKKFEAKEKYNLGLDSIPYTSTNKYEFKSGDDLSCIMEKPEDLSFCVKEIYADSSNGFLSEQDFMEQNLKDDSSENEVDTQQSKPIVCENIPGNLEFLSEKDTTVPETDMGSITSSPENLSDCEDFEADSSRIIEDEDTMEELQSKNKDIHVLDNSEKSNLENPLASDSEDSTDLETLWEHQELLEQLKMELKKVKATGLPTILEESESPKIMDDLKPWKIDEKFQYADTMSELHKFYKSYRERMRKFDILNYQKMYAIGVLHSKDPFQSISTHKSSSAPPITSLLPQNLWPRRRKTSDSDPMSKFINELHSDLEMVYVGQLCLSWEILHWQYEKAIGIWESDPYCMRRYNEVAGEFQQFQVLIQRFIENEPFEGPRVRNYIKNRCVLRNLLQVPVIREDSLKDKRKGRRKGRDEDDNAITADVLVEIMEEAIRIFWRFLRADKDANIVNRKMRKGAQVEPTEPDELQLLATVQTSLQKKDKKLREIVRSGNCILRKLKKNEEENSDQVLHFFSQVDLKLVARVLNMSNVTRDQLLWCHSKLSKINFVNRKINVEPSFLLFPC